From the genome of Candidatus Cloacimonadota bacterium:
CCAAAATTCCGGCGGAGATGTAAATTTTTTTGTGAAAAAGAAGGATTTCAGAATTTCTCTGATATGTTTTTTCCCTTCCGGTGTAATGTGAAAAACTTTTCGAGGTGGTTTCCCGACCTCGGTTTGATATTCACCGGAAATATATTTTTCATCTTCCAATCTATTCAAGGCTTTGTAAACAGAAGGCTTTTTCACAGCCATCCAGTCATGAATTCCTTTACCCAAAAAGAACTCGGCTATCCTGTAACCATGCATGGATTTTTGAGAAAGCAAACCCAAAACGATTAGATCTAATTTTGGCACCATAATTTTTTCTCCGAATTTTTTCCTAAAATATATGTGATAGTATATTATTGTCAAGTAGAATAGTATAAAAGGTAATACAGAAAGGGAAAAAGGGAGAAGGGAAAAACAATGAATAATGTAGAATCCGCCGGTGGGCGGACAGGTTGTAGAATGAAAAAAGGAACCCAGTGAAATCCCAGTGAAATAAAAAAGATAAAATCATTTCACGGGATAAATAAAACAAACAAAGGCATTTCACTGGTCAGAAAAAGTAAAATAAACTCTGCGTTCTCTCCGTTCTCGGCGGTGAAAAAAGGGAAAAGGGAAAAGGGAAAAAGGAGAAGGGAAAAGGGAAAAAATGACCACGAAATAC
Proteins encoded in this window:
- a CDS encoding PadR family transcriptional regulator; this encodes MVPKLDLIVLGLLSQKSMHGYRIAEFFLGKGIHDWMAVKKPSVYKALNRLEDEKYISGEYQTEVGKPPRKVFHITPEGKKHIREILKSFFFTKKFTSPPEFWHYLRFAKGNLTQTEFIKAIENRIQISNKFEEKMLEKKNQALRSGMLDDMPFYGKIVENMMKKFQQASAEALEQMKQEALLPENKSIFIQED